A window of Streptomyces sp. ML-6 genomic DNA:
ACGCCGCCGTCGAGGGGGCGGGCGGGCAGGGGGTGTGCGGTGTCCTGGTCCCAGTGGCCGAGCATCAGGACCGCGTTGTTCCCGCCGAAGGCGAGGCCGTTGTTCTGCACGACGCGCAGCCTGGCCCCGACCGCCTGGTTGGGCACGCAGTCCACCGCGCACTCGGGGTCGGTGGTGCGGTGGTTGATGGTGGGCGGGATGAAGCCCTCCCGCAGGGCCAGGGAGCAGGCCGCGGCGGCCAGTGCGCTCGCGGCGCCCATGGTGTGGCCGATCATCGACTTGATCGACACGGTGCGCGGCATGCGGTCGCCGAAGACCTGCCGGATCGCGCCGACCTCGGTGACGTCGTTGGCCCTGGTGCCGGTGCCGTGCGCCGAGATGAAGTCCACCTCGTGTGCCTGGATGCCGGCGTTGCGGTGGGCGGCGGTGATGCAGCGGGCGATGGAGTCGCGGTCGGGGGCCACGGGGTGGCTGGCGTCGCAGGACAGTCCGTAGCCCAGGACCTCGGCGTAGATGCGGGCGCCGCGGGCCAGGGCGGAGGGCAGGGACTCCATCAGCAGGATGCCCGCGCCCTCGCCGGTCAGGATGCCCTGCCGGCCGGTGTCGAAGGGGCGGCACACGTCGGGGGCGATGGTGCCCAGGCGGTAGAAGCCGGTGAACGTCTTGCGGCACAGGGCGTCGGCCCCGCCGCACAGGGCCATCTCCACGTCGCCGGAGCTGATCGCGTCGTAGCCGGAGCCGACCGCGTAGTTCCCCGCGGCGCAGGCGGTGGGGACGGTGACCGTCTCCACGTCCTCCAGGCCCAGTTCGCGCACGATGCCGGCGGAGAGCCGGCCGGGCCACACCCGGCGGGCGACGGTGGCGTCCAGCCGGTCCGGGCCGCCGGCGACCTGCAGGGCCGTCAGGTGGTCCAGGTCGCGGGACTCGCCGTCGGTGGTGCCGACCGAGACCAGGGTGCGCCTGGCCCGTACGTCGTCCTCGGTCAGTCCCGCGTCCGCGACCGCCATCCGGCTGCCGGCCACCGCGAACTGCGCGGCCCGGCCGAGCTCCTCGGCCGG
This region includes:
- a CDS encoding beta-ketoacyl-[acyl-carrier-protein] synthase family protein codes for the protein MSAATHGATPRTAPRHRVVITGLGVVTSIGTGVDAFAEGLRAGRSGAQPISAFDTTGFAHANACEITDFDPGQWLRDTPAEELGRAAQFAVAGSRMAVADAGLTEDDVRARRTLVSVGTTDGESRDLDHLTALQVAGGPDRLDATVARRVWPGRLSAGIVRELGLEDVETVTVPTACAAGNYAVGSGYDAISSGDVEMALCGGADALCRKTFTGFYRLGTIAPDVCRPFDTGRQGILTGEGAGILLMESLPSALARGARIYAEVLGYGLSCDASHPVAPDRDSIARCITAAHRNAGIQAHEVDFISAHGTGTRANDVTEVGAIRQVFGDRMPRTVSIKSMIGHTMGAASALAAAACSLALREGFIPPTINHRTTDPECAVDCVPNQAVGARLRVVQNNGLAFGGNNAVLMLGHWDQDTAHPLPARPLDGGVNRPRAATERS